In Oscillospiraceae bacterium, the following proteins share a genomic window:
- a CDS encoding class II fructose-bisphosphate aldolase yields the protein MLVTLEEILKDAEQKKYGVGLFNMLNLEMARGIIDAAEEERSPIILGVAEVHLPVIPFDYACHIMNKIAKEATVPVCLHFDHGTNYKKILTAMKGGFTSVMYDGSALPYEENIANTKEISKIAHALGVSVEAELGHVGGAEGGADDGHEAMYTNVDQVNDFIRRADIDALAVAIGTAHGQYKVKPKLDIGRLKEIYDIAEKPLVLHGGSGLSDDDFRNTIKNGIRKVNICTEMCMAAHRAYTFAFNENTNFEIALQVAKKSVQEIVREKMILFGSSGKA from the coding sequence ATGCTGGTAACCTTAGAAGAAATCTTAAAAGACGCCGAACAAAAGAAATACGGTGTTGGTTTGTTCAACATGTTGAACTTAGAAATGGCAAGAGGTATCATTGATGCTGCTGAAGAAGAACGCTCCCCCATTATTCTGGGTGTTGCGGAAGTTCATCTGCCTGTAATCCCCTTTGATTACGCTTGTCATATCATGAATAAAATCGCAAAAGAAGCAACCGTTCCCGTTTGCTTACATTTTGACCACGGTACCAACTACAAAAAAATCTTAACTGCTATGAAAGGCGGCTTCACTTCCGTAATGTATGACGGTAGTGCTCTGCCCTACGAAGAAAACATTGCAAACACCAAAGAAATTTCCAAAATTGCGCACGCTTTAGGCGTAAGCGTGGAAGCAGAACTCGGTCATGTTGGCGGTGCAGAAGGCGGCGCTGATGACGGTCACGAAGCAATGTATACCAATGTGGATCAGGTAAACGATTTTATCCGCCGTGCAGACATTGATGCACTGGCTGTTGCAATCGGTACCGCTCACGGTCAGTACAAAGTAAAACCGAAGCTGGATATCGGCAGATTAAAAGAAATCTATGATATTGCTGAAAAACCGTTGGTATTACACGGCGGTTCCGGCTTAAGCGATGACGACTTCAGAAACACCATCAAAAACGGTATCAGAAAAGTAAATATCTGTACCGAAATGTGTATGGCTGCACACAGAGCATACACCTTCGCATTCAACGAAAACACCAACTTTGAAATCGCTCTGCAGGTTGCAAAAAAATCCGTTCAGGAAATTGTAAGAGAAAAAATGATTCTCTTCGGTTCCAGCGGCAAAGCGTAA